TCGGGTTCCACCACGGACGCTATTCTTGGGGTCGGTAGGTAGGTTtgtgtcgatagccacatgtgaattagcgtcaattAGGTCTGCGACCGGAATTCCAATGGGATCAACAGGCGGTACCTCGTCACTaggcgctatgttgttattttcaccgtgatgACCGGACTCATTGCAAACATATAGGGGTActgattgagagttcgacattttgagttttaacttgaaattagagacacttcacagaacaagtgtaaagtagtgtgtgttatggagatttgtatcaaataaccactattatccttatccccacggtgggcgccaaactgtttaccctaaaaaacggataacaattgaatttgtaagtggttttaaggatacatggattaacttgacacaaaacgataaattagatttcaattaaaataaatagcgataaagtaaatgcaaaccacacgaattggataatttcagtcttggaaggttagccaccctagAGCCGATTGTACTTCGAATGGTATCAAGACACAGAAGAATAAGAGCTtaaagacaacaacaacaacaacctagtgagggtagtgtgtacgcagacctaacccctaccctggggtagagaggctgtttctgatagacccttgACTCCGTCCCtctaagaactccccaccttgctcttggggtgactcgaactcacaacaaatatattgctttggaatgcgtgttacaatgtgttttacAAGTAAtaagaccccctttatatagtaggggagtactacattaggtacaactctataaaaggtaaaaaattctCTAATTAACTAATTGTTGATCTCtttatcgatacgtgccgagatctccGCCGTGATATTCGGTCggtcacggatatcacggcctTCTATTGGCCGAGCTAGACTACCTGACAACGTTCTTCGAAGTTAATCGAGGCAAAGGACTGATCCCGAATCACGGCCCCGACATCCTCGAGGGCGAGCGTTATGGTACAGACTCCAAATTAATGAGATTTCTACCTCGATCTAAGCTCCCTTGTTACCATATCTCGAGTTTGGCTTATCATGTCGGAGACCGGGATGTAATATGAGACCGGTTCTACCCGTATACAACATAGATATAGATTTTGCTGACGATTGGTTAAATATTAAAGTCAGTAATTCAACATATTCTTCGGATGATTATTTGTTTTCTAGTCCATTTAAATATTTAGGGTACATTTGTGATTCTTCTAGTTTAACTATGATATAACATCGACTAAAATAAGTTTTTCTCTTCGTATTTTATCCGATTTAGTAAAATTAAAAAAGGAACCACTAGATTGGAAAACTTAGAATGCGATGGATACAAAATGGGCAACTTTATGTTCACATGAATCTTATAGAACAAAGGTCACATGAGCATATCATGCATAAAAGCActgcaaaagaagaaaaaattctTATGCTTCAAGGAGACGCAGATGCCCTTCACACGCAACACCCGTTTCTTTTatctatttctttattttattttatttacttataatcAAATCTCGAAACAAAATAAACTAGATATATAGCCAATTCGGATGCAGGCGAATGAAATTTTCCTATGGATTCTACAAATTCAGATTTGTGTTCTTGTGCATAAACATATACACAGAGATTTTGGTTCAAATACAGCTTGAAAAGCTCGTTTGAGTGGTTCATAAATCTTTATCGGAGTAAACAAGTAAGGCTTTCATCCTCTACTcgtagaaatattatttcgagaaaaataaaataataaaataatttctacaattttaatatttttcagGTAAATTATCTTCAAAGTATGCTTCTGGCCTTGTcttgagaaatttaattatttttgttatccTAGTATTATCTTCTCGATAAAAATAAACAACAATTATACTAATAGCCATATGACTATAGGAATAGCAAAATTTCTACCATGATAAATAACTTTCTTATATTATATTAAATCTTATCTTATCTTTAAAAATTGATCACTATCACTTAAAATTCAAGATTAAGATTCCAAAAATTGTGGCGCAAGAAATGGCCTACAATAAATTTGAAATATTTCGAACCCAAACCAGCTAACATGTCCTtaactaaaaaagaaaagaaaggggtAGTTAGGGAGTAGGAAATATTATATAGGGGCATCCTTTTAATGTtaaaaaaaggagaaagaaaTAAACTAATAAGGGACCCACCAGTCTACACGTGCCTGTCCAAGCTGTGCACATGCTTCACCCCGCACCCACTCCTCACGCCCTAaattaattacttaattaataCTAATAATTAATAAATCTGGCGGAgtaaatattcaaaatattttaaaaccCCTGAATAAATCTTAGTCCTCTCTCTCctcttcacacacacacacagtaacgttcctaatttcctcattttcctctcttctctctctctcttctctctatcTATCGTAGCTCCCAAGTCCCAACAAACACTCACTGCAAGCAAAAAAGCAGAGAGTACATTCAAAGGAAGCACAAACCCCCctttaaaaaaatacaaatattttCTCGAACTTCTCCTTCTTAGATCTCTTAATTTATTTCTTTCCACAGAGCCCAAGCTGAGGTAAAGAGTCTTGagctagaagaagaagaagaagaagaagaaaaagaatcagTTTGTGGGTTGTGGTTTTTGGAGCAATTTGGTGGGTTGGTCCAAGAATGGAAAAAAGCACTCCAGTTAGAAAGTCACACACTTCCACTGCAGATCTGCTTACTTGGTCGGAGAATCCGCCGGAAAATTCTCCGGCTATTGGCTCTGCTGCTTCCTCTGCCCGCTCACGCCAGGTGAGAGGATAACTTTTCCTAACAAAaaacatttttaaatttaaaagattCGTTTTTTATGTGGTTTTAAAAGTtaaggtttttttttttggggtgaAATGACAGCCGTCGGATGGGATCCAAAAGGTGGTATTTGGAGGTCAAGTAACTGATGAAGAAGTTGAGAGCTTGAACAAGAGGTAAAAATATTTCAGCTTTTTGTTGCTTTTTGCATTTTGATTTATTAGCTTTTGTCTTTTCTGTTTTCTGTATATTTCGATTTTGTTAATTTATCTGAGCAAACGAGAGGGCATTAAATGCTTCCATGGGCAGATATAGTTCGGAGAATTTGTTTGATTGttattttgttttcttctctTATTTTTGGTTCTATTCTTCACGGTTTTCACTATGCTTTCTTCtctcttccttttcttttcttctcttctttcggTCCTATATTTTGTTCAAAGAGCTCAAATAAAGTAGAATTGATTTAAATGATTTATATTGTCGATCTCAACTAGTTTGGAATGAGCTGTTGTAGTAGTAATTGTATCAATTTGACAATTTCTGGCCAATGCTTTTGTAATATTCTGCTAATTTAGTTAAGTTCTGACCTTAGGATATTACATTTTTATGTGATATATCTGAATCTCATTCATGCATTCAGATCTGCACTCAGCAATATGTGTGTTGCGTTATCTAGAAGTCGATTTAAACATCTTAACAAGAAATCTTTGTCTGGATAGTGCTTTATCAATTATTGACATCACATAAGTCATATTTGACAGAAAATGAGATATTGGATTGTGTTAGTCATGGTATTTTGTCCCTCGAATATTATTCATCACTTCCATTATTTGAAATGCCTTTATTGTTCTGTATTTTCCTGGCATCTCAATGTCTCTGACATCTATGATTATTGGAATGATGTATCTTTTTCGTTATTTGTTACTTAAGTTGTATTAGATAAGCTGAAACTGTTAGGTTTGACACTGTCTCAGGAAGCCTTGTTCGGGTTATAAACTAAAGGAGATGACAGGTAGCGGTATTTTTGTAGCTGATGGAGAAAATGGCAATTTAGAACCCGACAGTGCTAATGCCATCCCTAATAGAAGGATGTATCAGGTTTGCGTCCTAGTTTATGTTATCTAGTATTTAATCAGTTCATCATATATGGTCTCCCATCCTATGTACATACATAATCATCTGTGGACTTCCTATCCTATCTATATATAACCTTACGAGCTGACTTTTTACACCTGCTTTTTGTCCCCAGCAAGCTGTAGCTGGTATTAGTCAAATTTCATTTGGTGAAGAGGATACTGTGTCCCCAAAGAAGCCGGTCACTATCCCTGAAGTGGCAAAGCAGAGGGAACTAAGTGGAACTCTAGAAAGTGAGGCTGAGATGAAGTTGAAGAAACAACTTTCTGATGCAAAGACCAAGGAGCTTGTTGGCCATGACATCTTTGCTCCTCCACCTGAAATTCAA
This region of Nicotiana tomentosiformis chromosome 4, ASM39032v3, whole genome shotgun sequence genomic DNA includes:
- the LOC104112265 gene encoding uncharacterized protein, whose translation is MEKSTPVRKSHTSTADLLTWSENPPENSPAIGSAASSARSRQPSDGIQKVVFGGQVTDEEVESLNKRKPCSGYKLKEMTGSGIFVADGENGNLEPDSANAIPNRRMYQQAVAGISQISFGEEDTVSPKKPVTIPEVAKQRELSGTLESEAEMKLKKQLSDAKTKELVGHDIFAPPPEIQPRPLAARALALRESITIGEPANNGDVSGDEQAVKTAKKIPEKKLAELTGNDIFKGDTPPASAEKQLSSAKLREMSGSNIFADGKVESRDFYGGVRKPPGGESSIALV